The following are encoded in a window of Brevibacillus sp. DP1.3A genomic DNA:
- a CDS encoding TerB family tellurite resistance protein has translation MGLFDMFKTDKGEEMTPHFGFACSLLYMMKSDGEMDHEEIGQLLAVLGGEESNGVIGVGANNRQLLDNAMKYTRNNSIEKFLNEVTPLLTDAQKMCILVNLIDSSLADGQPEREEQELFGKFLTAFGISEDRFRPFFEVIVLKNDRGVFVNQNHPKNQPGYRVTLPV, from the coding sequence GTGGGCTTGTTTGATATGTTTAAGACAGACAAAGGGGAAGAAATGACCCCTCATTTTGGATTCGCATGTTCCTTGCTCTACATGATGAAATCGGATGGAGAAATGGACCACGAGGAAATCGGTCAATTGCTCGCTGTATTGGGCGGTGAAGAAAGCAACGGCGTGATTGGTGTAGGTGCTAATAACAGACAGTTGCTCGATAACGCAATGAAATATACACGCAATAACTCCATCGAGAAATTCCTGAACGAAGTAACTCCATTGCTCACAGATGCTCAAAAAATGTGCATCCTGGTTAACCTGATCGATTCCTCTCTGGCAGATGGCCAACCTGAGCGTGAAGAGCAAGAACTGTTTGGCAAGTTCTTGACTGCATTTGGTATTTCGGAAGATCGTTTCCGTCCATTCTTTGAAGTAATCGTGTTGAAAAATGACCGTGGTGTGTTCGTGAATCAAAACCATCCAAAGAACCAACCAGGTTACAGAGTTACGCTTCCCGTTTAA
- a CDS encoding TraB/GumN family protein, which translates to MKLNKRWSKLTRWAGTGALSLALLLGYVLPVHGQTPVAPVISPWSVTTLNEGEKYGIFPLAWYEDASFQQAISAEKFTILLEGTAKKLDRLGLKKKNATLPLAKDKVMTKEAVTTALYNILANYELPAAFEMNGESPIDYMKKKGLVKGTSAGLELKQPSTVEQSTVMASRLVEFAYDTVGAGAEGLMWKVTNDKNTMYLLGSIHVGIPDMYPMQKDIREAYEESDELWVEADIINGDSDYLTQKMVYTDGKTLKDHVSAETYQKLQKLLSKLELPANSFDAYKPFAISLSVPSLGYVDTDTDLQFSMLSGIDRYFLTKAMLDEKPINELEGIKLQADLLSGVPAEQQEKELNIMLDVALTEKGLQENADMLKNMQTEWVEGDLEGFTKIMTEHGDFGEGEVNQRLLGERDKNMAIKLAEVLEKEGETTSFVVVGAAHFSMKGMVIDHLKAKGYNVQQLQ; encoded by the coding sequence ATGAAACTAAACAAACGCTGGAGCAAGCTGACTCGTTGGGCGGGAACAGGTGCCCTCAGCTTGGCGCTCTTGCTGGGATATGTGTTGCCTGTGCACGGGCAGACACCCGTAGCTCCTGTTATCAGCCCTTGGTCTGTCACCACGTTGAACGAAGGGGAAAAATACGGGATTTTTCCACTGGCGTGGTATGAGGATGCCTCTTTTCAACAAGCCATTTCTGCTGAGAAGTTCACTATCTTGCTGGAAGGTACAGCGAAAAAACTGGACCGTCTGGGATTGAAGAAAAAGAATGCGACTTTGCCGCTTGCAAAGGATAAGGTCATGACGAAGGAAGCGGTCACGACTGCTTTGTACAACATACTGGCAAACTACGAATTGCCAGCAGCATTCGAAATGAACGGGGAGAGTCCGATTGACTACATGAAGAAAAAGGGCCTGGTAAAAGGGACGAGCGCTGGTCTTGAGCTGAAACAGCCAAGCACGGTGGAGCAATCAACAGTGATGGCAAGCAGACTGGTTGAGTTTGCATACGATACGGTTGGTGCTGGTGCCGAAGGTCTGATGTGGAAAGTGACCAACGATAAAAACACCATGTACTTGCTCGGCTCGATTCATGTGGGAATCCCCGATATGTACCCGATGCAAAAAGACATCCGGGAAGCGTATGAAGAGTCAGACGAACTGTGGGTTGAGGCAGACATTATTAATGGGGACAGTGATTATCTCACGCAAAAAATGGTCTATACAGATGGCAAGACACTAAAGGATCATGTATCTGCTGAGACATATCAAAAGCTGCAAAAACTGCTCTCAAAGCTGGAGCTGCCAGCCAATTCCTTTGATGCCTACAAGCCTTTTGCCATTTCCTTGTCTGTGCCATCGCTGGGCTATGTAGACACCGATACAGACCTTCAGTTCAGTATGCTTTCCGGTATCGACAGGTACTTCCTGACAAAGGCGATGCTGGATGAGAAGCCGATCAATGAGCTGGAAGGCATCAAGCTGCAAGCAGATTTGCTCTCTGGCGTTCCGGCAGAGCAACAGGAGAAGGAATTGAATATCATGTTGGATGTTGCTTTGACCGAAAAAGGGCTTCAAGAAAACGCAGACATGCTAAAAAACATGCAAACAGAATGGGTAGAAGGCGATCTGGAGGGCTTTACCAAGATCATGACAGAGCATGGCGATTTCGGTGAAGGCGAAGTGAATCAGCGTCTGCTCGGTGAGCGAGACAAAAACATGGCTATTAAACTCGCAGAAGTGTTGGAGAAAGAAGGGGAAACTACTTCTTTTGTCGTGGTCGGTGCTGCCCACTTTTCAATGAAGGGCATGGTTATCGATCATTTGAAAGCCAAGGGCTATAACGTCCAACAATTGCAATAA
- a CDS encoding ABC transporter permease, which translates to MNASHTLSTFAAIRIFMWRTWQNTQNNFFTFCMDAILSPVMMLLIFTYLFGGAIAGSTASYLQFFLPGVLVLTIIPMTVYSGTTICQDIAKGVYNRFRTMPFWQPASVIGPLLTDGLRYSVAILVAFGTGMLLGFRPEGGIVGAVLAILYIIFFAFSVSWIFSMIGILAKRSETVSGSSMFFVYPLLFASTIFVDSSTMPKWMGTIVNLNPISIAVGTVRGLMGGTANLSDLMVGIGLCLLLIGIFAPLTMRLYLTKPNR; encoded by the coding sequence ATGAACGCAAGTCATACGCTCAGTACCTTTGCGGCGATCCGCATCTTTATGTGGCGCACATGGCAAAACACACAGAACAACTTTTTCACATTTTGTATGGACGCTATCCTCTCACCTGTGATGATGTTGCTTATTTTTACGTATTTGTTCGGTGGAGCCATCGCTGGTTCTACGGCATCGTATCTCCAGTTTTTTCTGCCAGGTGTGCTTGTGTTGACGATCATTCCAATGACGGTTTATAGCGGGACAACCATCTGCCAGGATATTGCGAAGGGGGTGTATAACCGTTTTCGTACCATGCCCTTTTGGCAGCCAGCGTCTGTCATAGGCCCATTACTGACAGATGGCCTACGGTATTCGGTTGCGATACTCGTCGCCTTTGGTACAGGAATGCTGCTTGGGTTTCGTCCAGAAGGGGGTATAGTCGGTGCGGTACTCGCTATTTTGTATATCATTTTCTTCGCCTTTAGTGTGAGCTGGATTTTTTCCATGATCGGTATTTTGGCAAAGAGATCGGAGACGGTATCGGGTTCAAGTATGTTTTTTGTGTACCCGTTGCTTTTTGCCAGCACGATCTTCGTAGATTCTTCTACCATGCCCAAATGGATGGGGACAATCGTCAATCTAAACCCGATCAGTATCGCAGTAGGGACGGTTCGAGGATTGATGGGCGGAACAGCAAATCTGTCTGATCTGATGGTAGGGATCGGATTATGTCTGCTGCTCATTGGCATATTTGCTCCGTTGACGATGCGTCTGTATTTGACCAAACCGAATCGATAA
- a CDS encoding ATP-binding cassette domain-containing protein, with translation MSYAIEVTNLRKSFGDHEVVKGIDLYVKKGELFALLGPNGAGKTTTIHMLSTLLAPDGGTALVAGCDIVKNAQAVRKKISLTGQFAALDEGLTGLQNLILIGRLFGYSAREARTKASELLHTFGLADAMDRTVENYSGGMRRRLDIAASVLTQPELIFLDEPTTGLDPQSRQQVWEVVRALLKSGTTVLVTTQYLEEADQLADRIAVIDKGTMIAEGTPEQLKASVGGKTLTVRLTEHLNKERISRLLEEQLRLPIYPDQDDPHFFRIPVKEASLANQAIGMLLAHDVSIEHFSLSDPSLEEVFLALTHGKKKEAIS, from the coding sequence ATGTCATACGCCATTGAAGTTACGAATCTCAGGAAATCGTTCGGGGATCATGAGGTGGTCAAAGGAATTGACCTGTATGTAAAAAAAGGGGAGCTGTTCGCTTTGCTCGGCCCGAATGGCGCTGGAAAAACGACAACCATCCATATGCTTTCCACGCTCCTTGCGCCAGATGGTGGAACAGCGTTGGTAGCCGGATGCGATATCGTGAAAAACGCGCAGGCTGTGCGCAAGAAAATAAGCCTAACGGGACAGTTTGCTGCCCTGGATGAAGGATTAACCGGATTGCAAAACTTGATCTTGATTGGCAGATTGTTTGGCTACTCTGCGAGGGAAGCACGTACGAAAGCAAGCGAGCTGCTTCATACCTTTGGGCTTGCAGATGCCATGGATCGTACGGTGGAAAACTATTCTGGCGGGATGCGGCGACGATTAGATATCGCCGCTAGCGTCCTCACACAGCCGGAGCTTATTTTTCTGGATGAGCCAACTACGGGTCTCGATCCGCAAAGTCGGCAACAAGTATGGGAAGTCGTCCGTGCGCTGTTGAAATCAGGCACCACTGTGCTAGTAACGACCCAATATCTCGAAGAAGCCGATCAATTAGCAGACCGGATCGCGGTGATCGATAAAGGAACGATGATTGCAGAAGGGACACCTGAGCAGTTAAAAGCCTCGGTGGGAGGCAAGACGTTGACGGTTCGATTGACCGAACATCTGAACAAGGAACGGATCAGCCGTCTTTTGGAAGAACAACTTCGGTTACCGATTTATCCAGATCAAGATGACCCGCATTTTTTTAGAATCCCGGTAAAAGAAGCGAGTCTGGCAAACCAAGCAATCGGGATGCTTCTGGCTCATGATGTTTCCATCGAGCATTTTTCCCTGAGTGACCCGAGTCTGGAAGAAGTGTTTTTGGCCCTGACTCATGGCAAAAAGAAGGAGGCCATCTCATGA
- a CDS encoding SDR family NAD(P)-dependent oxidoreductase — translation MTILVTGATGTVGRHVVDQLLKKGVKVRAISRNPEKADQPVGVEVVAGDLAIPESLEAALQGVTALHLIASSYTFQTDPKVVEMAERAGVKRVSVLVSDTEGPVEEALANSGMEWTLLKPVEFMSNAIIDWQESIRLEGVVREPFGNALSAKVHEADIASVSVVALLESGHHGQSYFLTGPEAITRIESVQIISKILEREIRFEELTEEQARQNWRDQGYEEGDIDFFVAMGKNPPEVGYTVLSTVEQVTGKPARTFAEWASEHKSYFG, via the coding sequence ATGACGATTTTAGTAACGGGTGCAACAGGTACGGTAGGGAGACATGTGGTGGATCAGCTTTTGAAAAAGGGAGTCAAGGTGCGTGCTATTTCGCGGAATCCGGAAAAAGCCGACCAGCCAGTGGGAGTAGAGGTTGTGGCAGGGGACCTTGCTATACCGGAAAGCTTGGAAGCGGCGTTGCAAGGTGTAACGGCTCTGCACTTAATTGCTTCTAGCTACACCTTTCAAACCGATCCGAAGGTAGTCGAAATGGCGGAAAGAGCTGGTGTGAAGCGCGTGTCCGTTTTGGTGAGCGACACCGAAGGGCCTGTGGAAGAAGCACTGGCAAACAGTGGGATGGAGTGGACTCTCCTGAAGCCTGTGGAATTCATGTCCAATGCGATTATCGATTGGCAGGAGTCGATTCGTTTGGAGGGAGTCGTGCGAGAGCCTTTTGGCAATGCCTTAAGCGCCAAAGTACACGAAGCAGATATCGCGAGTGTTTCTGTGGTGGCATTACTTGAATCGGGACACCATGGGCAAAGTTATTTTCTTACGGGACCAGAAGCGATTACGCGCATTGAATCTGTTCAGATAATTTCGAAAATTTTAGAGAGAGAAATTCGGTTTGAAGAGCTTACGGAGGAGCAGGCGCGACAGAATTGGAGAGATCAGGGGTACGAAGAGGGAGATATCGACTTTTTCGTAGCCATGGGCAAAAATCCACCTGAAGTGGGCTACACAGTCTTATCTACGGTGGAGCAAGTGACGGGAAAGCCTGCAAGAACGTTTGCCGAATGGGCATCGGAACATAAAAGCTATTTTGGATAA
- a CDS encoding YafY family protein → MKLDRLLAITIELMTKKRVTATNLAARFEVSVRTIYRDVELMNQAGIPVVSFTGADGGFELMEGFFLTKQHFSVKDFSVIYHLLKSTEGAIGGKYTTLVQKLGSLQPALLNGGNNESIIFNLSTVEDEKAAIHPLSEAIQQNRVTKFSYRSASGTVSERRVEPLRLFWERGAWYLQAYCLSRQANRIFRLSRITALEVTEVIFHLRKDQTSQAEEETQDFEGTLAHLRFDPSVGLRVLEQFPGECTHHGTHIDLHKVFYKRDYAISVVLSYGAKVEIISPDDLKEDVWKEIKEIQQRYQ, encoded by the coding sequence ATGAAGCTGGATCGATTACTTGCCATCACAATAGAGTTGATGACGAAAAAACGGGTGACAGCAACAAATCTTGCAGCCAGATTTGAGGTCTCTGTTCGAACGATTTATCGTGATGTTGAGTTAATGAATCAAGCTGGCATTCCCGTCGTTTCATTTACGGGAGCAGATGGTGGATTCGAGCTGATGGAAGGTTTCTTCCTAACGAAGCAGCACTTCTCTGTAAAAGACTTTTCGGTCATATACCATCTCTTAAAAAGTACGGAAGGAGCTATCGGAGGAAAATATACGACACTTGTTCAGAAGCTGGGCAGCCTGCAGCCTGCTCTACTGAATGGGGGAAATAACGAATCGATCATTTTTAACCTGAGTACGGTAGAAGATGAAAAGGCCGCTATTCACCCGCTTTCAGAGGCGATCCAGCAAAATCGAGTCACGAAGTTCTCTTATAGGAGTGCATCAGGTACGGTCTCAGAGAGACGAGTAGAGCCGCTCCGTTTATTTTGGGAGCGTGGAGCGTGGTATCTTCAGGCGTATTGCTTATCGCGTCAGGCGAATCGAATCTTTCGCCTTTCCAGGATTACCGCGCTTGAGGTGACAGAAGTCATTTTTCACCTAAGAAAAGACCAGACAAGCCAGGCCGAAGAAGAAACGCAAGACTTTGAAGGGACACTCGCGCATCTCCGTTTTGATCCGTCCGTAGGGCTACGTGTGTTGGAACAATTCCCGGGAGAATGCACGCATCACGGTACGCATATCGATTTGCACAAAGTTTTTTATAAACGAGACTACGCGATTTCCGTCGTATTAAGTTATGGAGCAAAGGTGGAGATCATCTCCCCTGACGACTTAAAAGAAGATGTATGGAAAGAAATCAAAGAGATTCAGCAACGCTACCAATAA
- a CDS encoding S-layer homology domain-containing protein has protein sequence MGRFPRAVMSLVFFSLFCLIFQASIFVPVSQAASEEETPAAVESTVDLRHLQGKVNEINAENLIQEKYTPDSWSKLVYALDAAKAVLTKPNVTQAEIDGALSVLVIAREGLKKQEGAVDKSKLQTKVEEIAVEKLQEKDYTRTSWKELQDRLGNAYFVLDDSHASQIVVDVALEKLIKARQDLKRQDDAVYKRELRAKVEEIEDKDLDEDDYTRSSWRDLEDALEHAWDVINDSHARQSEVDDALYDLKKAWRNLEDDDDWDRDRDRDKDRKKDSYTTPTNSFFTGGSSINKKEERPATNKKSKSQRGYINGYPDGTFQPDRTVTRAEMAAILLNAEMVSQSSANKGRFFDVADNYWAVNPIHQASAAGMMSGYSDGTFRPSANITRAEIAAVIYKYKALQGAGGGTAFFDVRGDHWSSPIIAAVVAKGYMTGYPDGTFQPEKALTRAEAVTILNRVLNRVPENQAGPQRWPDVVPGHWAYKEIEEASMK, from the coding sequence TTGGGACGTTTTCCAAGAGCAGTAATGAGTCTTGTTTTCTTTAGCCTCTTTTGCTTGATCTTCCAAGCATCCATATTCGTGCCTGTAAGCCAAGCAGCAAGTGAAGAGGAAACACCTGCCGCGGTAGAATCCACTGTAGATCTTCGTCACTTACAAGGAAAAGTCAATGAAATTAACGCCGAGAATTTAATCCAGGAAAAATATACGCCCGACAGCTGGAGCAAGCTTGTGTATGCGTTGGATGCTGCAAAAGCCGTACTGACGAAGCCAAACGTCACCCAAGCAGAAATCGATGGTGCCTTGTCCGTGTTAGTCATAGCAAGAGAAGGGCTGAAGAAGCAGGAAGGTGCAGTCGACAAGAGTAAACTGCAAACGAAAGTAGAGGAAATTGCAGTGGAAAAGCTGCAAGAAAAAGATTACACGAGGACCAGTTGGAAAGAGCTGCAGGATCGACTAGGGAATGCTTACTTTGTGCTGGATGATTCGCATGCGAGCCAGATTGTCGTAGATGTTGCCCTTGAGAAACTGATCAAAGCGAGACAAGATTTGAAGAGACAAGATGACGCTGTTTATAAAAGAGAATTGAGAGCCAAAGTGGAAGAGATCGAGGACAAAGACTTGGATGAAGACGACTACACCAGATCAAGCTGGCGTGATTTGGAAGATGCACTCGAACATGCATGGGATGTCATCAACGATTCACATGCCAGACAGTCGGAGGTAGACGACGCCCTGTACGATTTGAAGAAGGCATGGAGAAATCTAGAGGATGACGATGATTGGGACAGAGACCGGGATCGGGACAAAGACCGTAAAAAAGATTCCTATACCACACCGACAAACAGCTTTTTCACTGGAGGCAGCTCTATAAATAAGAAAGAGGAACGCCCTGCAACCAATAAGAAAAGCAAGAGCCAACGTGGCTATATCAATGGCTATCCTGACGGAACGTTTCAACCGGATCGCACGGTGACACGTGCGGAGATGGCTGCCATTTTACTGAACGCTGAAATGGTGAGCCAGTCTTCTGCGAATAAAGGAAGGTTCTTCGATGTAGCCGACAACTACTGGGCAGTAAATCCGATTCATCAAGCAAGTGCAGCGGGTATGATGAGCGGCTACTCAGATGGCACATTCCGCCCATCGGCCAACATTACCCGAGCGGAAATAGCCGCGGTCATCTATAAGTACAAGGCCTTGCAAGGTGCGGGAGGGGGCACTGCCTTTTTTGATGTGAGGGGAGATCACTGGTCATCTCCAATCATTGCAGCGGTTGTTGCAAAAGGCTACATGACAGGTTATCCCGACGGCACCTTCCAGCCAGAGAAAGCGCTGACTCGTGCCGAAGCTGTAACGATTCTCAATCGCGTGCTGAATCGCGTGCCAGAGAACCAAGCTGGCCCGCAAAGATGGCCGGACGTCGTACCTGGTCATTGGGCGTATAAAGAAATTGAAGAAGCATCCATGAAGTAA
- a CDS encoding DUF418 domain-containing protein, which yields MELQQNRVRIIDGLRGFSLVGILMANMLIFQYGIWGSQEMDLYALPDYEMTAYKLVKIFVEGSFMPIFTFMFGFGMIKMQQSLAAKGLKQKRYLARRFLMLIGLGLLHSYFLWEGDILGFYGMMGFFLLLFMNRKPKTLLIWGIVLLCLISLMGLAPEDPNDPESITDPARMEAYVVKTMTVYGTGTYEEIVHHRSSEDPLGLPEYMMIALLLLAPLMSAPMFLFGMYAAKRRWFEKPEEERTSYFRNMLIFLPAGLLLKGLHEYLPGNWWSGVGEISGGTILAIGYIFAFVWFFSRSTESTWLPRFQAVGKLSLTNYLLQTVICTTIFYGYGLGWFGKIGVLAGCGLAIVIYVGQLFLSPLYLKRFRYGPVERLLRMWTNFSLSGKTKQRPEKPISA from the coding sequence ATGGAGCTACAGCAAAACCGCGTTCGCATCATCGATGGCTTGCGGGGATTTAGTTTAGTAGGAATTTTGATGGCGAATATGCTGATTTTCCAGTATGGGATTTGGGGAAGCCAAGAAATGGATTTATACGCCCTCCCCGATTATGAAATGACAGCTTATAAGCTTGTGAAAATATTTGTGGAAGGCAGCTTTATGCCGATTTTTACCTTCATGTTTGGTTTTGGCATGATCAAGATGCAGCAAAGCTTGGCCGCCAAAGGTTTGAAGCAAAAACGCTACCTTGCCCGCAGATTTTTGATGCTGATCGGACTTGGTCTCCTTCATTCGTACTTCCTATGGGAAGGGGATATCTTGGGGTTTTATGGCATGATGGGCTTCTTTCTGTTGCTGTTCATGAACCGTAAACCGAAAACACTGCTCATTTGGGGGATTGTCTTACTCTGCCTCATCAGCTTAATGGGGCTTGCTCCAGAAGATCCGAATGATCCTGAGAGCATTACCGATCCTGCCCGTATGGAAGCGTATGTGGTCAAAACCATGACCGTCTATGGCACGGGCACATACGAAGAGATCGTGCATCACAGAAGCAGTGAAGACCCGCTTGGATTGCCAGAATACATGATGATTGCTTTACTGTTGCTCGCGCCGCTTATGAGCGCACCCATGTTCCTTTTTGGGATGTATGCTGCGAAGCGCAGGTGGTTCGAGAAGCCAGAGGAAGAACGAACCTCGTATTTCCGAAACATGCTGATCTTCTTGCCAGCGGGACTTTTGTTAAAAGGGCTACATGAGTATCTACCGGGAAATTGGTGGAGTGGCGTCGGTGAGATATCGGGGGGAACCATTCTTGCCATCGGTTACATTTTTGCCTTTGTTTGGTTCTTTTCCAGAAGCACGGAATCAACTTGGCTGCCAAGGTTTCAGGCCGTGGGGAAACTCTCCTTAACGAATTACCTTTTGCAAACCGTCATTTGTACGACGATCTTCTATGGCTATGGACTCGGGTGGTTCGGAAAGATCGGGGTATTGGCTGGTTGCGGATTAGCGATCGTGATTTATGTGGGACAGCTTTTCTTAAGCCCGCTGTATTTAAAACGGTTCCGTTATGGCCCAGTGGAACGACTATTGCGTATGTGGACGAATTTTTCGCTCTCGGGCAAGACAAAGCAACGCCCAGAAAAACCTATTTCTGCTTAG